Part of the Flagellimonas eckloniae genome, AGAAACGGGCGGCAGCTGAATCCAACGTGGTCACTTTTTCTAAACTGACCACAAAATTTTCATGCTGTTCTAATATTGAATCAAAATATGAATTTAATGTACCCACATGTTGAATTGATACATTTCCTAAAATTTCAAAGATTCCCCGGTTTTCCCTAATTTCTAATGACATATGTTAAAAGGATTTAGTTATTGATCTATTTAACATTTTCAAAAAGTGTCTATCTATACTAACGTGTCAGATAATATATATTGTAGTATTTTTCCTTCTTTTTATAAAAGATTCAATCGCTGCATCAGCTCAGGTCTGTTAGACCGGCTTATGGGGATAACATTTCGCTCAATTAACACGCTATTATCCTGTATATCAATTATTTGAGTGAAGTTAATGATAAATGACCGGTGTATTTGGAGGAATCTGGATTCTGGAAGCTTTTCTTTTATTTTTTTGAGCGTGGAATGTACGCGATACCGATTTTTTTGGGTTTGTATTTCGATATAGTCTCCATGGGCCTCTATTAAAAGAATATCCATGAATTTTAGTTTGATCAATCGACGATCTATATTGATATATAAGTCTTCATCCTCATTTTGATTCATCCCTTTTTCTGAATGCTCTTGCTGTGTTTTTTCGAAGGTTTTCTCTAATCTTTGCACACATTTCTGAAACCGTTCATGTGTGATCGGTTTTACCAAATAGTCAACTATAAACTCATATTTATAGGCTTCAATGGCAAAATCCTTGTCAGATGTTGTTAACACAATTTTTGGCGGGTTACTTACCGTTTCAATAAAATCAACACCAGTAAGTTTAGGCATATGGATATCCATGAAAATGAGGTCCACTTGGGTGTGCTTTAAAAATTTAAGCGCTTCCAAAGCATCTGGTAGCTCTGCTACCACCTCCATATCTGGAATGATTTTGCAAAGCTCCGCTATTATGGCTCTTGCACTTGACTCGTCATCTACTATAATACATCTCACCTTATGCTATTTTTGAAATAAACTCTTCAACACTTTGTAAAATTTTAAGAAACTCGCCTTTAAGATTTGTATTCCCATACTTTAAATCTTCTTCATATTTAACAGCGAGCTTGTATCCTTCGGTAAGCCCAAGAATACCAAGTTTGTGCTTTATTTTATGCACAATCTTAGCGGACTCTTCTAATTCATTCCCTTCAAGAGTTTCTATATAATCTTGCTTCTCTTTTGGAAATTCTGTTTGGATTATGGTCAAGAATTTCTTTTCAAAATCCGCATTACCTCCAGAAATTTCCTTTATATAATCTAGATTTGGTTGCTCAATCATCATGATTGGTTTTAATTGTAAAAAAGAATGTGGTTCCCTTACCTTCTTGTGAAGAAAGCCAAATATCCCCCTTGTAATAGTTTATAATTTTCTTTACCAGCGCAAGACCAATTCCAGTAGCGCCAGAGTTGTTCTCCAACTTTTTAAACATTCCAAAAATTCCAGTTTGAAGGTGTTCGGGAATTCCTTTGCCATTGTCAGTTACACTGAACAACCATCCATCCGCCTCTTCCTTTACATCAATCATAATGTAACCTTCCTGTATATTCTCAGTGGCCGTAATGGCGTTGGTAATTAAGTTCTTGAACAACTGTTCAATTCTATATTTGCCTGTATATAGTTTAGGAAGTTTTTTACTCCTTTTAATGGTAATATTATCGGGAACATAAACAGTTCGCTCAATCTCATTTATTAATAAGTTAAGGTCTACAATAACCGCATTTTCCTGTATAGAATCTATGGTTGAATGTCTTAGAATACCATCAATCAAACTATCCATTTTGGACAGGTTTTGAAAAATGAGCTGTACATTTTCCTTGCTCATTTCTTTAGACCCATCTTGTGCATCATCAAACACCCAGCTTACCAATGAGTGTACATTTCTTATTGGTGACTTTAGGTCATGGGAAACCATGTGCGCGTAATTGTTCAAGGATTCGTTCTGTTGCTCTAAATTTTTAAGAAGCGTATCCTTTTCCGCTGTAATTTTTACCAACATATCAGCTTGGTTCTCTATATCTTCCACTAACTTCTGTGGATTTAAATCAACACCTCTATTTACCTGGTCGTTGGTTTTATCTTGCATGGACACCACAGCCTTGCTAAGAGATTCCAGAACTTTTTGTTGACTCTCGGTCTCCTGAATCAATCTTTTATTTGCCAGGTACAATTCTTCGGAACTCAAAGACGTTGCCCGCTGAATCATTTTCAGTTTTTCATCAAAATCTGAATATGACTTGCTTATCGAATCAAAGAGGCTTTCCATTTCTGGACGCTCCACAAATTCTTTGGGTAAAAATTTCTTTATTTGTCTTTTAAGTAACGAATGCATTTACTCACTCAATAAGGTTAGGGTCATGGTCTGATTGTGCAATTGACATTCATTTTTTCCTGCAAATGGTGCCATCTCACCATAGGAATAAAATCCTGTAATTCGCGCCTGGTCTCCTATGACCTCGGCAACCTCTTCAATTTCATCCTCCGTTCGTTGGTCCAAAACCAATTTTCTTCCCACACAGCTTACCAGTATTGCCAATTCAGGTTTGTTTTCCCTATTCTCCATAGCTTGCTCGGCTGCATTGGATGCGCCTTCGGCAATATCGTCCGTTGTGGACATCATCAATTGTACTTTGGAATTCATTGGAACATCACCTGCCAAAATCATGGAATTTTCTTTTTCGTCAATGTTAAGAATGGTACGAACCAAAGGTTCAGACTCTGTATTTTGTTGCACCGTCAATGGATACAAAAGTGCCGCTTGCGGAAGTTCATCTGCCTTATCTCCCAAATATTTTTTGTAAAGATCCAATGCGGGTTTTCCATCAATTTCAAAAAGTACGTTTCCTTCGGACTTGGTAATGGTACGCTCAGGACCAAATGGGGTCCAACCTCCAAAATTGGCATAGGAAACCTCCAATGCATCACCGTAAAAACCAATAGCGACCACCTCGCCTTGTTTTGGGTTTTCGTTGTAAGAGGTCAACGTTTTTTCAAAACGGGCTCCATCACCGCAAAGTCCACCAGTAATGGATGCTTTGAATCCTTTCGCTGATTCCAATCCTTCAATTAAACCACTTCCATTAACAAAGCTCCCATCTGATACAATGAACATGTGCCTTAATTTATCCTTGTCGAACTTATTTGAAATGGCAAGGCCCATTTTTTCTATATCCACATAGTCAGACACATTCTCACTTACTATGGTAAAGCTTGTCTGCTCAAACTCAATTGCTGTTACTACTATGCTTTCGTCATACACATTGGTTTCCATAATCTCTCCTGAGGTTGATCCAAACACTAGATGTCCATCAGGGTAGAGTTCTTTCACTTCATTGAATATATCTTTGGATTCTAACTGATACCTATCCGCAAACACCAATACCAATGGCTCTTTTAGGGATACATTTTGATCAAACTCCCATTTACCTCCCTTTAATCGTTTTGCTTGATTAATTTTCATTGTCTTTTGTTTTTAAAGTTTTTTGTATTGTAAAATAGAAAGTGGTTCCCTCTCCAATTTTACTCTCTAACCAAATTTTCCCATTATATCTGTCAATTATTTTTTTGACAATTGAAAGTCCTATTCCCGTAGATCGTTCATTGTTTCCAATAGATTGGAAAATCTGGAAAATCTTTTCGTGATATTCTTTTGGTATTCCTACACCATTGTCACTTATGCTAAACTCCCAATGTTCTGGTTCTTCCTTATAATCTACAACTACAAATCCCTTCTCTTTATCAATGTTTACAACGGCATTGCTCAAAAAGTTCTGGAACAGCTGATGTATTTTTGTTTTATCGGCTTTAATAAGCGGGAGCTTCTTTTTTGTTTTTATGGTAACATGTTCTGGTATATAGATGATCTCTTTAATTTCATGAATCACTTCATTTACATCAACTTCGGTATGGTCCAAAACATCATTATTAACAGTTGAATATTTTAGGATTCCACTGATTAGTTTATCCATTCCCTCAATCTTCTCCTGCATCATTTTTAGATTATAGCGGCCATTTTCATCCAAAGAATCTTTATAATCGTCATACATCCAAGTGGCCAAAGCACTTACACTTCTTAATGGGGATTTTAAATCGTGGGAAACTATATGGGCGTATTCCTGTAATCCTTTATTACTTGCCTCTAATTCACTTAATAGGTTTTCTTTTTGTAGTTCAAGGTGTTTTTGGGCAGTGATATCCAAGTGTATGCCTATGGAACCAATTATATTTCCTGCATCATCATATCTTGGAGCACCGCTAATGAGCCAAAATCTTTTTTCCCCATTGGCAATTCTTACTGCTACCTCATAGGAGTCGGAGATTCCTTGTTTCCTCTTATTGTCCTGAAGTTTCTGCTCTTCCGTACTATTATTAATAATAGGTACAGCTTCATAAACATTTCTTCCTATCAATTCATCTGCAGTGGTGCCAACCATATCGCTAAAACTCTGATTGACCATTAAAATATTACCATCAATATCAACCTCAACCAAGCCAAGGTTCATATTGGCGATAATACTTCCATACTTTTCCTTTTGAATTTCTAGATTCTTCCTATAGTTCTTTCTTAAGGTAACATCACTATAGCTCCATAAATGACCCTGGTATTCTCCATTATTAAATAATGGAATATAATCGCGTTCAAAAGTTCTACCATCCACAAGCTCCATTTCATCTGCCGTGACGGAGTCTTTTTGATCAACTACCTCATTTATTCTATCTATTTCGAGGGCTGGCTCCAAGAACAAGCTTTTGTACTTATGTATGGATTTTTCACTACATACTCCTTTTAGAACATCTGGAGAAACTGGGATTCCAAATAGGTCACAAAATTTCTGATTTGCCAGAACTATTTTCCTGTTTTCATCTTCAAGCAAAATCCCTGTTTGTAAATTCTTGATCAGGGTCGCCATTCGTTCTTCTGATGCTATTAGTTTTTCCTCAGAGATTTTTTCATGGGTAATATCCTCTATCATGGCAACACTGTACTCAATATTACCTTTGGAATCCATAACAGAGCTCATGGAAGTTTTTCCAAATAAAGTTTTACCATTCTTTTTATGAAATTTTCTAACTATAGAGAATTTCTTGGTGTCACTCACCAAACTTTTTTGAAATAAATCATCATACAAATTGCTATCCTCCAATGTGGATATATCATTTAATGACATTTTTTTCAGTTCTATTTCTGAGTATCCTAAAAGCTCAATAAAAGCCTTGTTTGCCTTTATTATTTTCTCCTTTACAATTAGTAAGATTCCAAGAGAAGAATTTTCAACAATGATATCTTGTTGTTTCTTTTGACTTTCTAAAAGTTGCTTTATCTCAACCTCACTAGTAATATCCCTAATTACACCTTGGGCGCCTATTGGGCTGCCATTATCATTATAAACAAGACTGGCATTAATATTTACAAATCGTTCCTCGAGTCCCTTTGTAACAATCTTTGCATTGTAGTTTTTAAGAATCCCAACCTGCAACAGTGTTTGAAACGATTCTGCGGTGTATTCCAAATAGTCTGGATGCACTAAATCTGAAAGACATATTTTCTCCTTTGTATGATCGTATCCCAAGAATTCCTTTGCAGAGGTATTCATGTTGATCACATTGGACATCATATCCATGACCACATAGGGGTCAATAATATTTACAAAAGCATTGTCCAGGCGAGTTCCCCCATCATTTAACAGAGTCTCCAAACGGCCATTTGCCTCCTTAAGGTGCAAGGTGGCATCATAAAGCTCTTTTGCCTTATTTTCAAGAAGGTTTTCAGCGCTTTTTCTGGCCTTTTTCTCTCGGGCCAAAGCACGTTTTAATATGGGGATTTCATTACTATCCATTTTGTGAGATAGTAAACTTGACTTCTGTACCGTCTTCATTTAATAATTTGTAATCTATAGTAGCGGATCTCTCAAAATGTTCAAATGTTTTCACTATAAGTCCATGCGCCAAGGCATATAACCCACGTGATGAGCTATATATGAGCTCTAGTGCTGTATCTGTCTTAGACAGAATTTTGAACTGTGGAAGTTCAGCATCTGGATAGAGTTTCTTTACATGGATGTGGATATGATCCTCAATGGAGTTGAGAAGACCTATTGGAGTTCTATAACTTGAGACCACATCTGGATGAGCACTTACAAGACCTACAAACAAATGATGCCCAAAAGAATAAAGTAAGTCTTCTTGGGGAACATCCTTTTTTTGGCTGAGCTCAGAAATTAAGCTTACCATTTCGTTAAAATCGTATGTGCCTACTGAAGTATATGCACCTCCAGAAGGGAGATCGCAATTTTCCAGTAAAGAGTCAACGGTTTCAAGGCCATAAATTGACTCGACCATTTCCAGAAACTCTGTAAAAACAATTCCTTTCATAATGTGAGAATATTATGATTAAAAGTAGGAATTGTACTACCTAATTAAAAAAAGAATGTTGTGAAATAAAGAATTTTGTTAGGCTTTAACTAGCTCGCTAACCTCCCAATAGTCAAAAACTTTTTTAAGTTTAGACTCGTAATCCTCATATTTTAAGGGTTTTATGATATATCCTGCTATGCCAATTTCAAAACACTTCAATAAATCCACTCTATTTTCCGATGTGGTCAAAATTATTGTAGGAAGATATTTAAGTTTATCATCTGCTTTCAAAAGAGTTAAGAATTCTATTCCGCTCATTCTTGGCATATTAAGATCCAGAAGAATAATTTCAGGCAGGTCACCACTCTTTAAAACTTCCATGGCTTCCTCCCCATTTTTGGCTTCGATAATTTTATGTTTTGACTGAAATTTTGAAATTGCTCGTTGCAATTTCATTGTCTCTATCATATCATCTTCAATGAACAGTACATTCATGGCGTTTTACATTTAGTATACAAAAGTCCAAATTCACATTAAGAAAAGGACTACAATTTAGTCAAATTAAAAAAAACTATCGACGAATGGTCGAAATCATACGGTGAATTATAAAATATTTTTAGTATCAACCTTAGAGCATTGATAACTCGGCTCTTAACTTCTTAGTAAGACCTGATACTACAAGCTCGTATGAATGATTCACCAATTCAATGATTATGTTTGGGGGGAGGTTTTCCAAAAATAAGGTATTCCAATGTTTTTTACTCATATGATAGCCCGGAGTAATATCTCCATCATATTCTTCCCTAAGTTCTACGGCTCTTTCTGGGTCGCATTTTAAATTGCACTGACTTGGTACTCTTTCCAAAGGTAGTAGAGCGAACATTTTGCCCATTACTTTAAATACCAATGTATGCTCATCAAAAGGAAACTCTTCCGTAACACCTTTTTTACTGACGCAAAAATTCCTTAACTCTTCAACGTTCATTTTTATATTCCGTTGGAATCATAAACAATAACCTTGTCCCAAAGATCCTTGCACTCTTCAATAAAGATTAAATGAGCTTCTTCACCTTGATAACCTTCTTGTGCCTCAGCTGACTCAAACGTTACTATTAACGAATAGGTAAATGATCCATCAACCACATCCCGAATAGCTGGTGGGGGTGTGCCAATAAAATTGGTCTTGGCATATTTGGAGTTCTTTAAAAATGTTTTTAGTGAAGTTTCAAACTTTTGTTTATCGGCTTCGTTATCTGGGTTTTTAAACCAAAAATAAACGGTATGCGCAAAAGCAGGGTCAAAAGTTTTCATAGTGTCTTTGGTTTGTGCAAAACTTGTGGCGCAAGCAACGCCAATCAATACTAAAGTTACAATTCCTCTTTTCATAATTAGTTTTCTTCTAAAAAATGTTTTTCAATATTCTTAATTTCCAAAGCGGAGTAATCCAAGGTCCACCCGATGGTTTCCACAATTTTCTCTACCAAAAATACAGCTTGCAATGCTTCCTTTCTGGCGGTATCCATTAATCCGCTTTCCGGTATTTTTTGTTTGATGTGTTCTTTGGCCTCCACATTTAGTTTGGTTAAATCATCTGGGGAAAAACTGTTGAACAATCCATTTTTAATATCGTAAAACTGAAGGTCCGGTTCAATGGATAAAATTTCAGGTTGTGGAAAATCTTCAAGAATAATGCGTTTCTTTTCGTTATCAGCTTTAAGGTTCAACTTTTTTAGGTCGTATCCAATATGTGCTTTGGCCTTCACCACAATCAGCGCCTTTTTCTTACTACTTAAAAGACTAAGAAAACCTTCTTTAGTGTTTTCGTAATGATAAATCTCTGCAAAATCACCCTCAACGGAAATCAACTTACAAACGCTTTGTATCTTATCCAATAATACAGTGGATTGCTGCTTGGTGAGTTCTTTGCTTTTTTTCTTTCGAAACAAGGAGAATAGCCAATACATAAGTATCGCTCCTAGAAGTAAACCTAAAAAAGCTTCTAAAATGCTATCCATTATTTTTTCCTATTTCTCCCAAATGGGTGAATTTAAATCCTTTTTCATATTTAAGACCATATCCAAACATTCTATCCATAGCAGCATGCGAAAAAATGATAATCCCAATCAATTCCAAAATTGGAAGGTTTAAAAAACTTACACCAACAAGGTATAGCAAAATACCAATACCTCTATGGTGAAACAAATTATAGGTAAATGCTCCTACCCTATTTCCAGCCAAATAACCGAGCATTCCGATATCAGGTATTAACAGCAGCACAAAAAACCACCACCAAGATAAATCCATTCTCATAAAAAGAAAAAAACCAAGGAGTAAGAGTGAGAATTCTTCTAACCTTAAAATACCTTTCATATTTATTCAATTTTATATAAAACAGGCCTACTAGGACTGGCATCATTTTCAAAAGGGGCAACTTGAAGGTTCAGTACATAGCAACCATCTTCAATAGCATTTGCCACATAAATAAACTCGGTTATTGTTGCATATTCCCTTGGTTTCCCATCCATGTTCCAAAATGCTTTGTGTGCCGAAAGAGCCCCGCCATCCTTTTCCTTATCCACCGAAGGAAGGTCAATTAGCAAATGTTGAATTCCTTTAGTCGCCAAAAAACGTGCAGCCTCTTCCAATAAATAGGGTGGGTTCGCATTGGAGTACTGCCTTGATTTCTTGTTTTCCAGATTTGGAATGGTCCTAATAACCAATGCTTCCCTTTTTTTGTTTCCTAGCGCATATTTCAATTGCTTTTCCGATATCACAAAATCTTCCTCTTGTTTTTCCGGAGCGACGGTAATAACCTCAGCCAAAAAAAAGAATTGTTTTAGCTTTTGGTTTATGGAATGAAACTCTTTGGTTATATGACCCAGGCATTCCGTATGCGTCACATGGGAATGAGGATTGAACCAAATATTATTAAAGTTGGTTGAAGCTCCTTCTGACACCTTTCCAATAAAACCTTCTTCTTGATGGGGCTCTATTCTAGGCGGGTCCAAATACCAGGCATTTACATTACCATCTCCTCCTTGAAGTGGAATAGAAATATCCAAAGGTTTGGACAAATCAATCTTTATGTTCTTTGAGTTGTATTTGATTGAAACAATCATTGACCCAAATTAAGCATAAATAAATCTGAAGCAATACCATCCACTAAAAACTTGCCTTTTTTGGTGGACAGCAATTTTCCATCCTCCACAAAAAGCAATTCTTGTTCTAAATATTTTTCAGCCTGTTGGTTGATATATTTTAGATAGCTAATGCCAAAATCATTTTCAATTCTCTTCAAGGACACACCCCAGATAGTACGTAATCCGGTCATAACATATTCGTTGTAATTGTCTTTTCTTGATAAGGTCTCGGTTTCCATTGACAATGTATCCTGCTGCAACGCTTTTATATACTTCGAATTATTTCTCACATTCCAGCCTCTGTTTTGTCCATCAAAAGAATGTGCCGAAGGACCAATACCCATATATTTTTTTCCTTGCCAGTAGGAGGTGTTGTTTTTTGAAAAATACCCCTCCTTTCCAAAGTTGGATATTTCATAGTTTATATACCCCTGTTGCTCCAATACATCTACCAAAATATGAAACTGTTCCTGTGCCTGTTCATCATTTACATCATTTATAATTCCTTTTTCAATGAACTTTTTAAGTGCAGTTTTTGGCTCGACGGTAAGCGCGTAGCTTGAAATATGTGGTAGTTTAAATAAAAGTGCTTTTTCAATATTTGCTTTCCACTTCTTATTGTCCATTCCTGGAATTCCATAAATTAAGTCAATGGAAATATTATCAAAGTGTCTGGTTGCTGCTGATAATGACTCAACAGCCTCATCAGATGAGTGCGCACGATTCATCAATTTTAAGTCTTCATCAAAAAAAGATTGGATTCCAATACTTAAACGGTTGATTCCAATAGTTTGATAGTCTTGAAAAATAGTTCTCGACTGCGCTCGAACTGACATTAAATCATCGGGGTTAGCTTCTAAAGTAATTTCTGGATATTCAACTACACTATAATTGTCATAAACAGATTGCAATATGGCCTCAAGCTCCGTACTTGTTAATACGGATGGCGTACCTCCTCCAAAGTATATGGTTTCCACTTGTTCCTTTTGAAACTCGGCTTTACGTAATTCAAGCTCTCTTTGAAGTGATTTTACCATCGCTTCCTTCTTTCCCAATTGTGTGGAAAAATGAAAGTCGCAATAATGGCATGCTTGTTTGCAAAACGGCACGTGAATGTAAATTCCGCTCATTTCAGTGTTCAATTATCAATGCTAATTGACTTTTTTAGGATTCTGCTTTACAAAAGCCTCCCACCCTGTATATTGTTTCCCAACATCTACCCTCCCTTGATTGTAAAAATGGCAAACCGCAGCGGCCAATCCATCCGTACTATCTAAATTTTTAGGCAAGGTTTTTAGCTTCAACATGCTTTGAAGCATTTTAGCTACTTGTTCTTTAGTAGCATTTCCATTACCGGTAATGGCCATTTTGATTTTTTTGGGCATATATTCGGTTATGGGAACTTGTCTTGAAAGTCCCGCAGCCATCGCTACTCCCTGAGCCCTTCCAAGTTTGAGCATGGATTGCACATTTTTGCCATAAAAAGGAGCTTCAATGGCTATTTCATCCGGGTGAAACGTATCTATCAATTCAAGGGTACGTTCAAAAATCAGTTTTAACTTAGTATAGGGATCATTGTACTTTTTTAGCAACAACTCGTTCATTTGAACAAACTGTATTTGCTTGTTCACAATTTTAATGATTCCAAAACCCATAACTGTTGTTCCCGGGTCTATCCCTAAAATGATTTTCTCCTCTGCCAAATTTTAATTGGTGTTTACTACTATGGGAAGTCTAAATCGTAAACTTACCGGTGTTCCTCTTTTTAGTGCTGGGGCCACTGTTAAATCTCGCAACCTACTAGTTACCTCAGCATTGAATTCTTCAATTTCGTTAAGGATATTTGGATTTTCCTCTATGTTTAAAACAGTGATAAAGCCATGCTCATCTACTAAAAAATCAACATACAAGGTATCGTTTAAATCAGTATCAACCTGAAATTGCAAGCTGTCCAATGCTTGTGAAAAATGATTCAAAATTTCACTTTGAAAGCAATCCCGTTGAGCTTGTTTGGCTGCTGTTTCATCACAATTATCAAATAGTGGATATTGGTCCACATCGTTCCAATCAATCGCCAAAAGTTCTTCATTGACAATTCTTTGGGTCTTGTCCTCTTTGGACATAAACAGTTCGCAGGAGGCAAACAAAGCTAAACAAGATATCAATAAAAACTTCTGCATACAGCCCCAAATGTTTGGCTGAAATTACGATTTTTTGGACAAAATAAATTTAACCCAACAATAGAAATGGAAGAGTAACACCTAATCAATCTTCAATCAGATTTATAGTGAATCTCCTCTTTCAATTCGGAAATACGTTTTTTTACCCTTTCGGATATAAACAATGGGACATTTTTAAAATCGGTTAATAGTCTCTCATAATACTCTAATCTAGTTTTGGGATCTTTATAGTACTCGTCTGCCAAAACACAGACTTGATAGTAGTTGATGAAATTCGCTTTGTTTTCTTCCCAAGCTTTGGTATAATAGTCCAATGACTTTTTAAGTTGATTTTTTAAGCGTGCTATACGTCCCAGATTCCTATACTCATTGTCAAAAACATACTTTCGTTCTTCTATTGATTTCTTAAAATAGGTCTCTGCACTATCCAATTTTTTTTCTTCTAGATAGACTTCCCCTAATCCAAAATAAGCGTCAGCTTCATTATTCTTAATTTTTGCTAATGTTTGATAGGTTTCTTTTGCATTGTCCAAATCATGGTTCTTAAACTGGGAATATCCCAATTTTCGATATACAAATGGTTTTTTTTCTCCCAGTTCCAAAAGCCTTAGAAACAATGGGGCTGACTTATCGTAAAATCCAGAATTAAAATGGGCCAAGGCTTTTAAGTTAAGGAGTGCTACATCATTTGGTGCCGTCTTTAACCCCAACTCAATAGTTTCCAGTGCATTGCTCGGCTCTTCAACACTCACATAATATTTGCCCAGAAGATAAATACTTCTTAGATGCGTACTGTCCAAATCAATAGCCTTCTTCAATGCCTTATTACCTTTTTGGTAATCCAACTTTGATTGAAGAATTTTACCCAAGTAATAGTAGAACTCTGGGTTTTCACTTCTGGGATTAATCAACGATTCAAAAACCTCTTGAGCCTTATCCAAGTCTGTCTTCTCATAGATTTTTCCTAACTCAAATCGCGCCAAAACATGACTTTCATTATTCTTGATAATATCCAAATATTGAAGAATTGCTTTCTCTTTGTTCCCAATGGCACTGTAAGCCCTGGCAATTTGCATGCTTGACTTTTCATTGCCTACCTTGGAATATGCATTTATGGCCTCTGCATAATTGCCTATCAAATATAAACTGTCAGCCTTAATTTGACTTCTGCTCTGTGACCAACCTTGGATAGTATAAAGTATTAGCAGAGCATAAAAACAATATTTTCTCAACGTAACTTATCTTAACTTAAAGGATATGGGTATGGAAAAAGGCACATCAACTACTTCTCCATTATGTTTGCCTGGCACCATTTTTGGCAATTTAGAAATAATACGTCTCGCTTCGTCCTCCAAAAGCACATCCGGACCTCGCAGCCTAAGTTCTGTAATTGACCCATCACTAGAAATCTTAAAAATAATATTTACCCGTCCTTGAATA contains:
- a CDS encoding Hpt domain-containing protein — encoded protein: MMIEQPNLDYIKEISGGNADFEKKFLTIIQTEFPKEKQDYIETLEGNELEESAKIVHKIKHKLGILGLTEGYKLAVKYEEDLKYGNTNLKGEFLKILQSVEEFISKIA
- a CDS encoding STAS domain-containing protein → MSLEIRENRGIFEILGNVSIQHVGTLNSYFDSILEQHENFVVSLEKVTTLDSAAARFFEKLYQKSAKQNKVISLIGRQNRSISEIMNTTKTNYILSTDRV
- a CDS encoding response regulator, with protein sequence MNVLFIEDDMIETMKLQRAISKFQSKHKIIEAKNGEEAMEVLKSGDLPEIILLDLNMPRMSGIEFLTLLKADDKLKYLPTIILTTSENRVDLLKCFEIGIAGYIIKPLKYEDYESKLKKVFDYWEVSELVKA
- a CDS encoding heme NO-binding domain-containing protein, with the translated sequence MKGIVFTEFLEMVESIYGLETVDSLLENCDLPSGGAYTSVGTYDFNEMVSLISELSQKKDVPQEDLLYSFGHHLFVGLVSAHPDVVSSYRTPIGLLNSIEDHIHIHVKKLYPDAELPQFKILSKTDTALELIYSSSRGLYALAHGLIVKTFEHFERSATIDYKLLNEDGTEVKFTISQNG
- a CDS encoding LytR/AlgR family response regulator transcription factor; its protein translation is MRCIIVDDESSARAIIAELCKIIPDMEVVAELPDALEALKFLKHTQVDLIFMDIHMPKLTGVDFIETVSNPPKIVLTTSDKDFAIEAYKYEFIVDYLVKPITHERFQKCVQRLEKTFEKTQQEHSEKGMNQNEDEDLYINIDRRLIKLKFMDILLIEAHGDYIEIQTQKNRYRVHSTLKKIKEKLPESRFLQIHRSFIINFTQIIDIQDNSVLIERNVIPISRSNRPELMQRLNLL
- a CDS encoding FIST signal transduction protein; protein product: MKINQAKRLKGGKWEFDQNVSLKEPLVLVFADRYQLESKDIFNEVKELYPDGHLVFGSTSGEIMETNVYDESIVVTAIEFEQTSFTIVSENVSDYVDIEKMGLAISNKFDKDKLRHMFIVSDGSFVNGSGLIEGLESAKGFKASITGGLCGDGARFEKTLTSYNENPKQGEVVAIGFYGDALEVSYANFGGWTPFGPERTITKSEGNVLFEIDGKPALDLYKKYLGDKADELPQAALLYPLTVQQNTESEPLVRTILNIDEKENSMILAGDVPMNSKVQLMMSTTDDIAEGASNAAEQAMENRENKPELAILVSCVGRKLVLDQRTEDEIEEVAEVIGDQARITGFYSYGEMAPFAGKNECQLHNQTMTLTLLSE
- a CDS encoding sensor histidine kinase; the encoded protein is MHSLLKRQIKKFLPKEFVERPEMESLFDSISKSYSDFDEKLKMIQRATSLSSEELYLANKRLIQETESQQKVLESLSKAVVSMQDKTNDQVNRGVDLNPQKLVEDIENQADMLVKITAEKDTLLKNLEQQNESLNNYAHMVSHDLKSPIRNVHSLVSWVFDDAQDGSKEMSKENVQLIFQNLSKMDSLIDGILRHSTIDSIQENAVIVDLNLLINEIERTVYVPDNITIKRSKKLPKLYTGKYRIEQLFKNLITNAITATENIQEGYIMIDVKEEADGWLFSVTDNGKGIPEHLQTGIFGMFKKLENNSGATGIGLALVKKIINYYKGDIWLSSQEGKGTTFFFTIKTNHDD
- a CDS encoding MmcQ/YjbR family DNA-binding protein, coding for MNVEELRNFCVSKKGVTEEFPFDEHTLVFKVMGKMFALLPLERVPSQCNLKCDPERAVELREEYDGDITPGYHMSKKHWNTLFLENLPPNIIIELVNHSYELVVSGLTKKLRAELSML
- a CDS encoding PAS domain-containing sensor histidine kinase; this translates as MDSNEIPILKRALAREKKARKSAENLLENKAKELYDATLHLKEANGRLETLLNDGGTRLDNAFVNIIDPYVVMDMMSNVINMNTSAKEFLGYDHTKEKICLSDLVHPDYLEYTAESFQTLLQVGILKNYNAKIVTKGLEERFVNINASLVYNDNGSPIGAQGVIRDITSEVEIKQLLESQKKQQDIIVENSSLGILLIVKEKIIKANKAFIELLGYSEIELKKMSLNDISTLEDSNLYDDLFQKSLVSDTKKFSIVRKFHKKNGKTLFGKTSMSSVMDSKGNIEYSVAMIEDITHEKISEEKLIASEERMATLIKNLQTGILLEDENRKIVLANQKFCDLFGIPVSPDVLKGVCSEKSIHKYKSLFLEPALEIDRINEVVDQKDSVTADEMELVDGRTFERDYIPLFNNGEYQGHLWSYSDVTLRKNYRKNLEIQKEKYGSIIANMNLGLVEVDIDGNILMVNQSFSDMVGTTADELIGRNVYEAVPIINNSTEEQKLQDNKRKQGISDSYEVAVRIANGEKRFWLISGAPRYDDAGNIIGSIGIHLDITAQKHLELQKENLLSELEASNKGLQEYAHIVSHDLKSPLRSVSALATWMYDDYKDSLDENGRYNLKMMQEKIEGMDKLISGILKYSTVNNDVLDHTEVDVNEVIHEIKEIIYIPEHVTIKTKKKLPLIKADKTKIHQLFQNFLSNAVVNIDKEKGFVVVDYKEEPEHWEFSISDNGVGIPKEYHEKIFQIFQSIGNNERSTGIGLSIVKKIIDRYNGKIWLESKIGEGTTFYFTIQKTLKTKDNEN